A single Microbacterium protaetiae DNA region contains:
- the ehuB gene encoding ectoine/hydroxyectoine ABC transporter substrate-binding protein EhuB produces MMTTRRSHTPVRIGAAVVSAFALAALTACSGGSGGTGGSDDGKSTLDQLKEKGSITVAVADERPYSWKEDGEGKGATIAIDREIFKAMGIDEVKVVEVDWNSLIPGLNAGRFDAVSAGMSILPDRCAQAAFSDPEIMYTTGLMVAKGNPLGLQTLDDVKKAQDAGEDVKLAVLNGGIEAGYADSLGLKVSQSVKDAQSGMDVVANGRADVFAMTAISLNYMAQNSGNDKVETTDAFVQELDGVAQIGAGSEVFRKGDTELLKAYNEQLDKITSDEDSYLGLVGDYGFTKENMPPADLTTEQLCKGDLG; encoded by the coding sequence ATGATGACCACGCGACGTTCCCATACCCCCGTTCGCATCGGGGCGGCCGTCGTCTCAGCCTTCGCACTGGCAGCCCTCACCGCCTGCAGCGGCGGCAGCGGCGGCACCGGTGGCTCCGACGACGGAAAGAGCACTCTCGATCAGCTCAAAGAGAAGGGGTCGATCACGGTCGCCGTCGCCGACGAGCGTCCGTACTCCTGGAAGGAAGACGGCGAGGGCAAGGGCGCGACGATCGCCATCGATCGCGAGATCTTCAAGGCGATGGGCATCGACGAGGTCAAGGTCGTCGAGGTCGACTGGAACTCGCTGATCCCCGGCCTGAACGCGGGCCGCTTCGATGCGGTCAGCGCCGGCATGTCGATCCTGCCCGACCGCTGCGCGCAGGCGGCATTCTCCGACCCCGAGATCATGTACACCACCGGGCTGATGGTCGCCAAGGGCAACCCGCTCGGGCTGCAGACCCTCGATGACGTGAAGAAGGCGCAGGATGCCGGTGAAGACGTCAAACTCGCGGTGCTCAACGGCGGCATCGAGGCGGGGTACGCCGACAGCCTCGGCCTGAAGGTGTCGCAGTCGGTCAAAGATGCCCAGAGCGGTATGGACGTCGTGGCCAACGGTCGCGCCGACGTGTTCGCGATGACGGCGATCTCGCTGAACTACATGGCCCAGAACAGCGGCAACGACAAGGTCGAGACCACCGACGCGTTCGTGCAGGAGCTCGACGGCGTTGCGCAGATCGGTGCCGGCAGTGAGGTGTTCCGCAAGGGCGACACCGAACTGCTCAAGGCCTACAACGAGCAGCTCGACAAGATCACCAGCGACGAAGACAGCTACCTGGGCCTCGTGGGTGACTACGGGTTCACCAAGGAGAACATGCCGCCGGCCGACCTGACCACCGAACAGCTCTGCAAGGGCGATTTGGGCTGA
- the ehuD gene encoding ectoine/hydroxyectoine ABC transporter permease subunit EhuD gives MDQPIWDWNMAWQVLPDLLLAFVKVTLVVTVLGTIIAAVLGLVIAIVRRSAPQPISGIVGFIVNFIRMTPIVVQLMFAYFAFTSIDAMTIGIVIFGIHYSTYMSEVYRAGIEAVPVGQWEASTALSMSRTRTWVAVIIPQALRATIPALGNYAISMFKDTPFLVAIGVVELVQAGLEFGGNHFTYIEAITMCGVIFLIASYPTSLLVGRLEKRLAFTH, from the coding sequence ATGGACCAGCCGATCTGGGACTGGAACATGGCGTGGCAGGTGCTGCCCGACCTGCTTCTCGCGTTCGTGAAGGTGACCCTCGTGGTCACGGTGCTGGGCACGATCATCGCCGCGGTGCTCGGACTTGTCATCGCCATCGTGCGGCGATCGGCGCCGCAGCCGATCAGCGGGATCGTCGGCTTCATCGTCAACTTCATCCGGATGACCCCCATCGTCGTCCAGCTGATGTTCGCGTACTTCGCCTTCACGTCGATCGACGCCATGACCATCGGCATCGTGATCTTCGGCATCCACTACTCCACCTACATGTCCGAGGTCTATCGTGCCGGCATCGAGGCGGTGCCGGTCGGGCAGTGGGAGGCCAGCACCGCGCTGTCGATGTCGCGCACGCGCACCTGGGTGGCCGTGATCATCCCACAGGCTCTGCGGGCCACGATCCCGGCCCTGGGCAACTACGCCATCTCCATGTTCAAGGACACGCCGTTCCTGGTCGCCATCGGGGTCGTCGAACTGGTGCAGGCCGGCCTCGAGTTCGGCGGTAATCACTTCACGTACATCGAGGCGATCACGATGTGCGGTGTCATCTTCCTCATCGCGAGCTATCCCACCTCACTGCTGGTGGGCCGATTGGAGAAACGCCTTGCTTTCACACACTGA
- a CDS encoding MarR family winged helix-turn-helix transcriptional regulator, with the protein MSTPPSGAGLGRRLSGAVVLFHQALAERVGLSAADLKTLQLIESEGPFTASELARETGLTAAGVTSVIARLSAGGHIVRETDAVDRRRAVIRAVPQNDSPLAAEFGRLGGALGAVIADYSAAEQAAITEYLERMIEVLRAETIRLGDHAG; encoded by the coding sequence ATGTCAACTCCCCCGTCCGGCGCCGGTCTCGGCCGACGCCTCAGCGGCGCCGTGGTGCTCTTTCACCAAGCCCTTGCCGAACGGGTGGGTCTGTCGGCGGCAGACCTGAAGACGCTGCAGCTCATCGAGAGCGAAGGCCCGTTCACCGCTTCAGAGTTGGCCCGCGAGACCGGGCTGACCGCTGCGGGAGTGACGAGTGTCATCGCACGCTTGAGCGCGGGCGGCCACATCGTGCGTGAGACGGATGCCGTCGACCGGCGGCGTGCCGTGATTCGCGCGGTGCCGCAGAACGACTCCCCGCTCGCCGCCGAGTTCGGCCGCCTCGGCGGCGCGCTCGGGGCCGTGATCGCCGACTATTCGGCCGCCGAGCAGGCGGCGATCACCGAATATCTCGAGCGCATGATCGAGGTGCTGCGCGCCGAGACGATCCGACTCGGCGACCACGCCGGCTGA
- the ehuC gene encoding ectoine/hydroxyectoine ABC transporter permease subunit EhuC, with the protein MSADLLDALQGALPMLGSAVLVTVELTIAGALLAVVIAIALGLMARLHNIVLRGISRVIIEFFRGTSLVVQLFWLFFVLPIFGVEWPPMLVGILALGLNFGAYGAEVVRGSINSVPEGQWEATTALSMSPAQRMWRVIFPQAWALMIPSLTNLLIQLLKATAIVSFITLADLTHWIDKLRVGTGNTFFAYGIGLVLYFVVAYALTLVMNALEVHAKHKIGRGQSLREALSFRTRPPVDPVAASVADLDGERTH; encoded by the coding sequence TTGTCCGCTGACCTTCTGGACGCACTGCAGGGCGCCCTGCCGATGCTCGGCTCGGCGGTCCTCGTGACCGTCGAGCTGACCATCGCCGGCGCTCTGCTGGCCGTGGTCATCGCGATAGCGCTGGGGCTCATGGCCCGACTGCACAACATCGTGCTGCGCGGCATCTCGCGGGTGATCATCGAGTTCTTCCGCGGCACCTCGCTCGTGGTGCAGCTGTTCTGGCTGTTCTTCGTGCTGCCGATCTTCGGCGTGGAGTGGCCGCCGATGCTCGTGGGCATTCTCGCGCTCGGGCTGAACTTCGGCGCCTACGGTGCTGAGGTCGTGCGGGGGTCGATCAACTCGGTTCCTGAGGGGCAGTGGGAGGCCACCACCGCGCTGAGCATGTCACCGGCACAGCGGATGTGGCGGGTCATCTTTCCGCAGGCGTGGGCGTTGATGATCCCGTCGCTGACCAACCTGCTCATCCAGCTGCTGAAGGCCACCGCGATCGTGAGCTTCATCACCCTGGCCGACCTCACGCACTGGATCGACAAGCTGCGTGTGGGCACCGGCAACACGTTCTTCGCGTACGGCATCGGGCTCGTGCTGTATTTCGTGGTCGCGTATGCGCTCACCCTCGTGATGAATGCGCTCGAGGTGCACGCCAAGCACAAGATCGGCCGCGGCCAGTCGCTGCGCGAGGCCCTGAGCTTTCGCACCCGGCCGCCGGTCGACCCGGTCGCCGCGAGTGTCGCCGATCTGGATGGGGAGCGTACCCACTGA
- a CDS encoding SgcJ/EcaC family oxidoreductase has product MTERDTRTGTVEALIEKLRDAWAAGDAAAYAALHEDDARYVAFDGTVMRGRAEIAAGHAPLFAGIMRGSRLAAVEQDVHAIDDDTVLVVQRAGIIMRWQSGRSTPSRKRLSTNTTLAHRRDGEWRVSAFQNTRYRPFNRTLMGRLMTRRARG; this is encoded by the coding sequence GTGACCGAACGGGACACGCGCACGGGCACCGTCGAGGCGCTCATCGAAAAGCTGCGCGACGCATGGGCGGCGGGGGATGCCGCGGCCTACGCCGCGCTGCACGAAGACGACGCCCGCTACGTTGCGTTCGACGGCACCGTGATGCGCGGCCGTGCCGAAATCGCTGCGGGCCACGCACCGCTGTTCGCAGGCATCATGCGCGGTTCGCGTCTGGCGGCCGTCGAGCAAGACGTGCACGCCATCGACGACGACACCGTGCTGGTCGTCCAGCGGGCCGGCATCATCATGCGCTGGCAGAGCGGCAGGTCGACGCCCTCGCGCAAGCGGCTGTCGACCAACACGACCCTGGCGCATCGCCGCGACGGTGAATGGCGGGTCTCGGCGTTTCAGAACACCCGCTATCGACCGTTCAATCGCACCCTCATGGGGCGGCTCATGACGCGGCGCGCACGGGGCTAA
- the ehuA gene encoding ectoine/hydroxyectoine ABC transporter ATP-binding protein EhuA, with the protein MLSHTDTAPEPAATGGPAASPVIRFDNVQKRFGDNIVLNDLSFEVAKGERVTLIGPSGSGKTTILRLVMTLEEATGGYIFIDGEPLTHEAREGKRVELKEKHKNEVRKRIGMVFQQFNLFPNMTVMENIIEAPVHVLKTPKDAAKRRALELLDQVGLADKADAHPTQLSGGQQQRVAIARALAMDPEILLLDEVTSALDPEIVGEVLGILRTIAATTDITMLIVTHEMQFARDVSNRVLMFDGGKIVEEASPEVMFTDPKQQRTQEFLSAVLRG; encoded by the coding sequence TTGCTTTCACACACTGACACCGCGCCCGAGCCGGCCGCGACCGGCGGGCCGGCGGCATCCCCCGTCATCCGCTTCGATAACGTCCAGAAGCGCTTCGGAGACAACATCGTGCTCAACGACCTGTCGTTCGAGGTGGCAAAGGGCGAGCGCGTGACCCTGATCGGGCCCAGCGGGTCGGGCAAGACCACGATCCTGCGGCTGGTGATGACCCTCGAAGAGGCCACCGGCGGGTACATCTTCATCGATGGCGAGCCGCTGACCCACGAGGCGCGAGAGGGCAAGCGGGTCGAGCTGAAAGAGAAGCACAAGAACGAGGTGCGCAAGCGCATCGGCATGGTCTTCCAGCAGTTCAACCTCTTCCCGAACATGACGGTGATGGAGAACATCATCGAGGCTCCGGTACACGTGCTCAAGACGCCGAAGGATGCCGCGAAGCGGCGTGCCCTCGAGTTGCTCGATCAGGTGGGCCTTGCCGATAAGGCGGATGCCCATCCGACCCAGCTCTCCGGCGGCCAGCAGCAGCGCGTGGCCATCGCCCGCGCGCTGGCGATGGACCCCGAGATCTTGCTGCTCGACGAGGTGACCAGCGCGCTGGATCCCGAGATCGTCGGCGAGGTGCTGGGGATTCTGCGCACGATAGCGGCGACCACCGACATCACGATGCTCATCGTCACGCACGAGATGCAGTTCGCGCGGGATGTCTCCAATCGGGTGCTCATGTTCGACGGCGGCAAGATCGTCGAAGAGGCCTCGCCCGAGGTCATGTTCACCGACCCGAAGCAGCAGCGCACCCAGGAGTTCCTCTCGGCCGTGCTGCGCGGCTGA